From a single Glycine soja cultivar W05 chromosome 19, ASM419377v2, whole genome shotgun sequence genomic region:
- the LOC114400454 gene encoding nudix hydrolase 16, mitochondrial-like — translation FEISFSDLIDFALLLKGGWENDETVEEAAVREAIEEAGVRGDLMVKSFSTVTWFQDFLGNYEFRSKTLQDECSPEGLCKAAMFALFVKEELESWPEQSTRKRSWLAVSEALANC, via the exons TTTGAGATCTCATTTTctgatttaattgattttgcTTTGCTATTAAAGGGAGGTTGGGAGAATGATGAAACTGTTGAGGAGGCTGCAGTTAGAGAAGCTATTGAAGAAGCAGGAGTTCGAGGAGACCTAATGGTAAAAAGCTTCTCCact GTTACTTGGTTTCAAGATTTTCTTGGGAACTATGAATTTAGGAGTAAGACCCTCCAAGATGAGTGTAGTCCAGAAGGTTTATGCAAAGCAGCAATGTTTGCATTGTTTGTGAAAGAGGAACTTGAGTCATGGCCTGAGCAAAGCACCAGAAAAAGGAGTTGGCTGGCTGTATCAGAGGCACTAGCAAACTGTTGA
- the LOC114399107 gene encoding uncharacterized FCP1 homology domain-containing protein C1271.03c-like, giving the protein MNTESTTTDKRKNDKELSSFTDEMKMTLAASVIKEDLSSEISKFSLDGTQVRSLKKRLIVLDINGLLADVVSPPPKGHKADATIARRAIFKRPSYLEFLEFCFDKFEVGIWSSRMKKNVDRVIDYLMGDMKKRLLFCWDLSHCIETTFKTLENKHKSVVFKDLRKLWDKHDLDLPWEKGYFNESNTLLLDDSPYKALFNPPNTSVFPHTFTYQNESDNSLAEGGELRIYLDGLANAEDMHKYIEEHPFGQEGINETSESWDFYRQVIDSLSAGQSNS; this is encoded by the exons ATGAATACTGAATCAACTACAACAGACAAAAGGAAAAATGATAAAGAGTTGTCTTCCTTTACAGACGAAATGAAGATGACATTAGCTGCTTCTGTCATAAAAGAAGATCTTAGTTCAGaaatttctaaattttcttTGGATGGAACTCAAGTTCGTAGTTTGAAGAAAAGACTAATTGTTCTTGATATAAATGGGTTGTTAGCGGATGTAGTTTCTCCTCCTCCAAAGGGTCACAAAGCAGATGCAACCATTGCGAGGAGAGCCA TATTCAAGAGGCCCTCCTATCTTGAGTTTCTAGAGTTTTGCTTCGATAAATTTGAAGTTGGCATATGGTCTTCAAGAATGAA GAAAAATGTTGATCGAGTCATTGATTATTTGATGGGAGACATGAAAAAAAGGTTGCTTTTCTGTTGG GACCTTTCTCACTGCATTGAAACAACCTTCAAAACTCTTGAAAATAAGCATAAGAGTGTGGTTTTTAAGGATTTGAGGAAACTTTGGGATAAACATGATCTTGATCTTCCATGGGAGAAAGGATATTTCAATGAATCAAATACATTGTTGTTAGATGATTCTCCTTATAAAGCATTGTTTAATCCT CCAAACACCTCAGTCTTCCCTCATACGTTCACTTATCAGAATGAAAGTGACAACTCCTTAG CTGAAGGAGGGGAGTTGAGAATATATTTGGATGGTTTGGCAAATGCTGAAGATATGCATAAGTACATTGAGGAACACCCATTTGGCCAAgaaggaattaatgaaacaagtGAATCTTGGGACTTCTATCGCCAAGTTATTGATAGCCTTTCTGCAGGTCAAAGCAATTCTTAA